The following coding sequences lie in one Streptomyces sp. Edi2 genomic window:
- a CDS encoding radical SAM protein: protein MNVPVAPHGRALPILSPQKIRGLKPSLADVIEYRKSGLSLNWIVGCPLECGYCVRHLFDNFEMKVPRRLMSDEEAVASLVHHRYFEPHRTPIQLLNRATDPMLPVVKPHLVNVLRHLDNQGLTNHVLIITRWRVEPEDCAVLNSFKNLRLTVLVTHSAIDNERIEPVDSNIAATSLRTLFDHAERYRTVLYWRPIVPGLNDTDAHLERARELSAHAHATVFTGLFFRKEIAAYYEAHGLPLPYEDTARRKIMPQAAEKRILDYFHTPEHLTAPWGALFRKTSCAVAYAHGEADYNGHYGIRELCTICPQEQLALCRSAWRKPDLAEVTERARELGATGTVEVTERAIIVEGLDEPPRYYLQHGYGYQCHDRAKPHHHRQHGRAPIGWKAENGTTA, encoded by the coding sequence GTGAACGTCCCCGTAGCCCCGCACGGTCGCGCTCTGCCGATCTTGTCCCCGCAGAAGATCCGCGGCCTGAAGCCGTCGCTCGCCGACGTGATCGAGTACCGCAAGTCCGGCCTGAGCCTGAACTGGATCGTCGGGTGCCCGCTGGAGTGCGGGTACTGCGTCCGGCACCTCTTCGACAACTTCGAGATGAAGGTGCCCCGTCGTCTCATGAGCGATGAGGAAGCCGTCGCCAGCCTCGTCCACCACCGGTACTTCGAGCCCCACCGCACCCCGATCCAGCTCCTGAACCGCGCCACCGACCCGATGCTGCCCGTCGTGAAGCCCCACCTGGTCAACGTGCTCCGCCACCTGGACAACCAGGGCCTGACGAACCACGTCCTGATCATCACGCGCTGGCGCGTCGAGCCCGAGGACTGCGCCGTCCTCAACTCCTTCAAGAACTTGCGGTTGACCGTCCTGGTCACCCACTCGGCTATCGACAACGAGAGGATCGAGCCGGTCGACTCCAACATCGCCGCGACCAGCCTGCGCACCCTGTTCGACCACGCGGAGCGGTACCGCACCGTGCTGTACTGGCGGCCGATCGTCCCCGGCCTCAACGACACCGACGCGCACCTGGAGCGGGCCCGCGAGCTGTCCGCGCACGCGCACGCCACCGTGTTCACCGGCCTGTTCTTCCGCAAGGAGATCGCCGCCTATTACGAGGCGCACGGCCTGCCACTGCCGTACGAGGACACGGCCCGACGCAAGATCATGCCCCAGGCGGCCGAGAAGCGAATCCTCGACTACTTCCACACGCCCGAGCACCTCACCGCCCCGTGGGGAGCCCTGTTCCGCAAGACGAGCTGCGCCGTGGCCTACGCCCATGGCGAGGCCGACTACAACGGCCACTACGGCATCAGGGAACTGTGCACCATCTGCCCCCAAGAGCAGCTTGCCCTCTGCCGATCGGCCTGGCGCAAGCCCGACCTGGCCGAGGTCACCGAGCGCGCGCGGGAACTCGGCGCGACGGGCACGGTGGAGGTCACCGAGCGCGCCATCATCGTCGAGGGACTGGACGAACCGCCGCGCTACTACCTCCAGCACGGCTACGGCTACCAGTGCCACGACCGCGCTAAGCCTCACCACCACCGCCAGCACGGCCGAGCCCCCATCGGCTGGAAGGCGGAGAACGGAACCACGGCATGA
- a CDS encoding nucleoside-diphosphate kinase, whose amino-acid sequence MSRKPPSGAVVEGIDFDRWAVVLCKPDAAERGLVDAVLEQIAAAGVTITSRRELTAQAWQAHVAYRDLLADTGRRDLRDLPSFIDAAYVGQKVTVALAHGEPGVHARLRQLIGHTDPSRAVAGTIRGDLGEDSLAVAASEHRLVRNLVHTSDDPAAARREYATWYGPGIRLQVADFDRCSVILCKPDAAQRGLVDAVLQRFAAAGVTVANRLDVTVQPWQAHVHYWDLLVDADWFPDRDIPACLDDAYAGKTVTVALAYGEPGIHTRLRHLIGHFDPTRAAAGTIRGDLGHDSLERALAEKRLVRNLVHTSDDPDAARRDFGTWFGAGCRELLAAPVPLQSTSTDA is encoded by the coding sequence GTGAGCCGGAAGCCGCCGAGCGGCGCCGTCGTGGAGGGCATCGACTTCGACCGCTGGGCGGTCGTCCTGTGCAAACCGGACGCGGCCGAGCGGGGACTAGTGGACGCCGTACTGGAACAGATCGCTGCTGCTGGCGTCACCATCACCAGCCGCCGCGAACTCACCGCGCAGGCATGGCAGGCCCACGTCGCCTACCGGGACCTGCTCGCCGACACCGGCCGCCGGGACCTGCGCGACCTGCCGTCCTTCATCGACGCCGCCTACGTGGGTCAGAAGGTCACGGTCGCCCTGGCGCACGGCGAGCCCGGCGTGCATGCCCGGCTACGGCAACTCATTGGCCACACCGACCCGAGCCGCGCGGTGGCCGGCACGATCCGCGGCGACCTCGGCGAGGACAGCCTGGCCGTCGCCGCCTCGGAACACCGACTCGTGCGCAACCTCGTCCACACCTCCGACGACCCGGCCGCCGCCCGCCGCGAGTACGCCACCTGGTACGGGCCCGGCATCCGCCTACAGGTCGCCGACTTCGACCGGTGCTCCGTCATCCTGTGCAAGCCGGACGCGGCACAGCGCGGCCTCGTCGACGCCGTACTCCAGCGGTTCGCCGCGGCCGGCGTCACGGTCGCCAACCGCCTCGACGTCACCGTGCAGCCCTGGCAGGCCCACGTGCACTACTGGGACCTCCTCGTTGACGCCGACTGGTTCCCTGACCGGGACATCCCTGCATGCCTGGACGACGCGTACGCCGGCAAGACGGTCACGGTCGCGCTCGCCTACGGGGAGCCCGGCATCCACACTCGCCTGCGCCACCTCATCGGGCACTTCGACCCGACCCGGGCCGCCGCCGGCACCATTCGTGGCGACCTCGGCCACGACAGCCTCGAACGCGCCCTCGCCGAAAAGCGCCTCGTGCGGAATCTGGTGCACACCTCGGACGACCCGGATGCGGCCCGCAGAGACTTCGGCACCTGGTTCGGGGCCGGCTGCCGAGAACTCCTGGCCGCACCTGTCCCGCTCCAGTCCACCTCAACCGACGCGTGA
- a CDS encoding thymidylate synthase translates to MLTTTTFRSIEGAYLALLKLATNEHEHQIDARGNQAREVIGVGFRLPDPRQRLPYLATRKANPIFQFAEALWYLAGRRDLEMIGYYAPSMRSSSRDGVNLGGSAYGYTLFNAAEGDTISPFDRVLELLRTEPDSKRGYLPVFSAAELAVSDNPDMACLAGLHLLARGGRLHMVCNMRANDLDCGLLSDVFSFTMIQEYAAVQLGLELGTYTHFIGSAHVNDRDAERVKRVLDEADMRRHPQHFPFPAMSQETTPSTIERVLEHEELLRTNKVQYSAEDVAGLDVDAYWQQTILLFETYRQIEHDQADAVSRDVLAALHPGLRWLLGNRWPACATAGGDQ, encoded by the coding sequence ATGCTCACAACGACTACCTTCCGCAGCATCGAAGGCGCCTACCTGGCCCTGCTCAAGCTGGCGACCAACGAGCACGAGCACCAGATCGATGCGCGCGGCAACCAAGCGCGCGAGGTGATCGGGGTGGGTTTCCGGTTGCCCGACCCCCGTCAACGACTGCCCTACCTGGCGACGCGCAAGGCCAACCCGATCTTCCAGTTCGCCGAAGCGCTCTGGTACTTGGCCGGCCGCCGCGACCTGGAGATGATCGGCTACTACGCGCCGTCCATGCGCTCCAGCTCTCGCGACGGCGTCAACCTCGGTGGTTCCGCCTACGGCTACACCCTCTTCAACGCGGCCGAAGGCGACACGATCTCGCCGTTCGACCGGGTCCTGGAACTGTTGCGCACGGAGCCCGACAGCAAACGCGGGTACCTCCCGGTCTTCTCCGCCGCCGAGCTGGCCGTCAGCGACAACCCCGATATGGCGTGCCTGGCCGGCCTGCACCTGCTCGCGCGCGGCGGACGTCTGCACATGGTGTGCAACATGCGCGCGAACGACTTGGATTGCGGATTGTTGTCCGACGTCTTCTCCTTCACCATGATCCAGGAGTACGCCGCCGTCCAACTCGGCCTGGAGCTGGGGACGTACACCCACTTCATCGGCTCGGCGCACGTGAACGACCGGGACGCCGAGCGCGTCAAGCGGGTGCTGGACGAGGCGGACATGCGACGCCACCCACAGCACTTCCCGTTCCCCGCGATGTCTCAGGAGACCACCCCCTCCACCATCGAGCGGGTCCTCGAACACGAGGAGCTGCTGCGCACAAACAAGGTCCAGTACAGCGCGGAGGATGTCGCGGGTCTCGACGTCGATGCGTACTGGCAGCAGACCATACTGTTGTTCGAGACGTATCGGCAGATCGAGCACGACCAGGCCGACGCCGTGAGCCGCGATGTGCTGGCCGCGCTGCACCCGGGTCTGCGGTGGCTTCTCGGAAACCGATGGCCGGCCTGCGCAACCGCCGGGGGCGATCAGTGA
- a CDS encoding NUDIX hydrolase, with protein MHADTDYAQPGQRRVGALLLIRNPAGHVLLVKPSYKVGWHLVGGGALPDEMPHLAAGREGTEETGMANLVPGDLLITDYVPANPDTGAVEGINLVFDGGTVPDDTTITLPAAKPGEEPELTDWAFVPPGQLGRYCKPYQHRRITEALAALADPSRRGYRVEGQTA; from the coding sequence ATGCACGCTGACACCGACTACGCCCAGCCCGGACAACGCCGCGTCGGCGCACTCCTGTTAATCCGCAACCCCGCCGGTCACGTGCTGCTGGTAAAGCCGAGCTACAAGGTGGGCTGGCACCTGGTCGGCGGCGGCGCCCTGCCGGACGAGATGCCGCACTTGGCCGCCGGACGCGAGGGCACCGAAGAGACGGGGATGGCCAATTTGGTCCCAGGCGACCTGCTCATCACGGATTACGTACCGGCCAACCCAGACACCGGTGCGGTGGAGGGCATCAACCTCGTCTTCGACGGCGGCACCGTCCCGGACGACACCACCATCACGCTCCCGGCTGCGAAACCCGGCGAAGAACCCGAGCTGACCGACTGGGCTTTCGTGCCGCCGGGCCAACTCGGCCGCTACTGCAAGCCCTACCAGCACCGGCGGATCACTGAGGCCCTGGCCGCCCTCGCCGACCCCAGTCGGCGCGGCTACCGCGTCGAGGGCCAGACCGCCTGA
- a CDS encoding helix-turn-helix domain-containing protein — protein MLVSGRTVAESLQALASSLVRAEHTDADLRELLRLAGQIGSELDCYRAAAVHAAVRKGNGGWEEVAEAAGAAVSTVRARWSRTAVHRLLARRDRARQPTSPERAGGERYRKTPLERPARAWEPLAAALSQLHKTSGSTVAAAASMLGVDPSYVHRMLTGERTPPWPVTEALTISLAGRPDDVRALWERAHGVQRPSRQPLHVAAKELHSAFRGLHLALGQPAAEAISEMTHRQLSPGAVQAVLDGEAVPDWAATGALTVALRGEPHHIRPLWEAVHYAVLAGSTSGPPLLTRRTTTQGPTLTTPHPPAGGSTGPSSTRGT, from the coding sequence GTGCTGGTCAGCGGACGAACAGTCGCCGAGTCACTGCAGGCGCTGGCCAGCAGCCTTGTGCGCGCCGAACACACCGACGCAGACCTGCGGGAACTGTTGCGCCTAGCCGGTCAAATTGGCTCCGAATTGGATTGCTACCGTGCCGCCGCTGTACATGCCGCAGTACGTAAGGGGAACGGCGGCTGGGAGGAAGTGGCCGAGGCCGCTGGCGCCGCCGTCTCGACCGTGCGTGCCCGCTGGTCCCGTACCGCAGTTCACCGCCTGTTGGCCCGCCGCGACCGCGCCCGTCAGCCAACCAGTCCAGAGCGCGCCGGCGGGGAACGCTACCGGAAGACACCCCTGGAGAGGCCCGCTCGCGCGTGGGAGCCCTTGGCCGCGGCGCTCTCACAACTGCACAAGACCAGTGGGTCCACCGTGGCGGCAGCCGCCTCGATGCTCGGCGTAGATCCCTCCTACGTCCACCGCATGCTCACCGGTGAACGCACCCCGCCGTGGCCCGTCACGGAGGCCCTCACAATCTCGCTCGCTGGCCGCCCCGACGACGTGCGTGCACTGTGGGAGCGCGCCCATGGTGTGCAAAGGCCGTCACGGCAGCCTCTCCACGTGGCTGCCAAGGAACTGCACAGCGCCTTCCGCGGCCTGCACCTGGCCCTCGGCCAACCCGCCGCCGAAGCGATCAGCGAGATGACACACCGACAACTGTCACCTGGTGCGGTACAGGCTGTTCTCGATGGCGAGGCTGTTCCGGACTGGGCTGCCACCGGCGCCCTCACCGTGGCACTGCGCGGCGAGCCCCACCACATCCGCCCACTGTGGGAGGCCGTCCACTACGCCGTTCTCGCCGGTTCCACTTCCGGACCGCCCCTGCTCACTCGTCGCACCACCACGCAAGGGCCCACGCTCACGACACCGCATCCGCCGGCCGGTGGCTCGACCGGTCCATCCAGCACGAGGGGTACTTGA
- a CDS encoding acyl-CoA dehydrogenase family protein yields MPEWFLTDAHDRLRETVRAFAQAEVAPRIMRMERHRATEHHLSRLIARQGWIGVTVDRAYGGLDAGHVAKTIIIEELSRVSAAMGAMVQASQLGVAKIVHFGSEEQKKSWLPAIASGDCLPTIAVTEPLSGSHVLGMESTAVRDGDDYVLNGRKIYVGNSHVGDLHGVVVRTGEGSKGLSAFLVESDTLGLRVGPQQPAMGLHGFSFGELFLDNCRVPATNLLGQEGDGLSVAYSSSMLYGRPNLTAVSLGIHQAVLDETTAFCAERQRYDKPLADLSTIKLKLGRIQSRLLLARLSAYHAVHLLDQGLQCDAELMNAKLVNVESALESARDAMDIHAACGLFTDRPIERFLRDAHHIFAPAGTSDIQLLRLGEVALGQAKDEWSRRFATGPPISGPTPTHPAPLIALPGAQ; encoded by the coding sequence ATGCCCGAGTGGTTCCTGACTGATGCGCATGACCGCCTGCGCGAAACGGTCCGGGCGTTTGCGCAAGCCGAAGTCGCCCCCCGCATCATGCGTATGGAGCGGCATCGAGCCACAGAACACCACCTATCCCGTCTGATCGCCCGACAAGGGTGGATAGGTGTGACGGTCGACCGTGCGTACGGCGGGTTGGACGCGGGACATGTCGCAAAGACGATCATCATCGAGGAGCTCTCCCGGGTCAGCGCCGCCATGGGCGCGATGGTGCAGGCATCGCAGCTCGGCGTGGCGAAGATCGTCCACTTCGGCAGCGAGGAGCAGAAGAAATCCTGGCTGCCGGCTATCGCCTCAGGCGACTGCCTGCCCACCATCGCTGTCACCGAACCGCTGTCCGGCAGCCATGTTCTGGGCATGGAGAGCACCGCGGTCCGCGACGGCGACGACTACGTCCTCAACGGCCGCAAGATCTACGTCGGCAACAGCCATGTCGGCGATCTGCACGGTGTCGTCGTCCGCACCGGCGAGGGCTCCAAGGGCCTGTCGGCGTTCCTCGTCGAGTCCGACACCCTCGGTCTCCGGGTCGGGCCGCAGCAGCCGGCGATGGGCCTGCACGGCTTCAGCTTCGGCGAACTGTTCCTCGACAACTGCCGCGTCCCGGCGACAAATCTGCTGGGCCAGGAGGGCGACGGGCTATCCGTCGCGTACTCCTCCAGCATGCTGTACGGAAGGCCGAACCTGACCGCCGTATCGCTGGGCATCCATCAGGCGGTGCTGGACGAAACCACGGCGTTCTGCGCGGAGCGCCAGCGCTACGACAAGCCCCTGGCCGACCTCAGCACCATCAAACTCAAGCTCGGCCGTATCCAGTCGCGGCTGCTGCTGGCCCGGCTGTCCGCGTACCACGCGGTGCACCTGCTGGACCAGGGCCTGCAGTGCGATGCCGAGCTGATGAACGCCAAGCTGGTCAACGTGGAGTCGGCGCTGGAGTCCGCGCGCGATGCGATGGATATCCACGCCGCGTGCGGCCTGTTCACCGACCGGCCGATCGAGCGCTTCCTGCGCGACGCCCACCACATCTTCGCGCCAGCCGGCACCTCAGACATCCAGCTGCTACGCCTGGGCGAGGTCGCCCTGGGCCAGGCGAAGGACGAGTGGTCCCGACGATTCGCAACCGGCCCCCCAATCTCCGGGCCGACGCCGACGCACCCAGCCCCACTCATCGCCCTTCCTGGAGCGCAGTGA